Proteins encoded within one genomic window of candidate division KSB1 bacterium:
- a CDS encoding electron transfer flavoprotein subunit alpha/FixB family protein has product MAGSVCVVTEQFDGSFRRVSYELLTAARRLAEAASAEVIAIVGPKTVAEAGATLGAYGANKVVQFAGAPESEDLSQLCESLVPVLQELQPMCVLVPGTVHGQELAGRLAARVGAAAVSAVLDVSYADGALTVLRPLYGGKVLATVAVRGTPAIVTVRPNTFGAVAGGSGPAEGVTFAWVPPARAPERLHFRKSAAGRPELTEADIIVSGGRGVGSAENFRVLEELADVLGAAVGASRAAVDAGWRPQADQVGQTGKVVSPKLYIACGISGSVQHWAGISSAKCIVGINKDPQAPIFSRADYGIVGDLFEIVPELTRQVKALKGQG; this is encoded by the coding sequence ATGGCGGGTTCTGTGTGCGTGGTTACAGAGCAGTTCGACGGTTCGTTCCGCAGAGTGAGCTACGAACTTCTTACGGCTGCCCGCCGGCTTGCCGAGGCGGCATCGGCGGAAGTGATTGCCATTGTGGGTCCCAAGACGGTTGCGGAGGCTGGGGCTACGCTGGGTGCCTACGGAGCCAACAAGGTCGTCCAGTTCGCGGGCGCACCGGAATCGGAGGACCTGTCGCAACTATGCGAGTCGCTGGTTCCCGTGCTTCAAGAACTACAGCCCATGTGCGTGCTTGTGCCGGGTACAGTCCACGGTCAGGAGCTGGCGGGGCGTCTTGCGGCTCGCGTGGGCGCGGCTGCGGTTTCAGCGGTACTGGACGTCTCCTATGCCGATGGCGCGTTGACGGTGCTCCGTCCCCTGTACGGCGGGAAAGTGCTAGCCACGGTGGCCGTGCGCGGGACTCCGGCGATTGTCACGGTGAGACCCAATACGTTTGGGGCGGTTGCTGGCGGCTCTGGTCCGGCCGAAGGGGTCACGTTTGCCTGGGTCCCACCGGCTCGAGCCCCCGAACGGCTCCACTTCCGAAAGTCGGCTGCGGGGCGTCCGGAGTTGACGGAAGCCGACATCATTGTGTCGGGCGGGCGTGGCGTCGGGAGCGCCGAGAACTTCCGTGTCCTTGAGGAGCTTGCAGATGTCCTCGGGGCGGCTGTCGGCGCCTCCCGCGCAGCTGTGGACGCGGGGTGGCGTCCGCAGGCAGACCAGGTGGGGCAAACCGGGAAGGTCGTGTCCCCCAAGCTGTACATTGCCTGTGGCATCTCCGGGTCAGTGCAGCACTGGGCGGGGATCTCCTCCGCAAAGTGCATTGTGGGCATTAACAAGGACCCGCAGGCGCCGATCTTCTCCCGCGCCGACTACGGGATTGTGGGTGACCTCTTTGAGATCGTTCCGGAGCTCACCCGGCAGGTCAAGGCGTTGAAGGGACAGGGCTGA